In one window of Hymenobacter nivis DNA:
- a CDS encoding DHH family phosphoesterase, producing the protein MTTPLAELQALLAQPRQVFITTHHKPDADALGSSLAWAAYLKQHGHHVTVVTPSDYPAFLNWMGGNDEVVVYDKRQNDHQVRDLVQRAEVIFCLDFSCLTRINELGEYVRNAPGTKVLIDHHQQPEAFADISFSNPKAAATAELIFEIIRDLGDQAQITRAMGEALYAGIMTDTGSFRHPSTSRNVHLIIAELLSAGVDLSAVHRRIYDSHSEIRLRFLGFVLKEKLVVNREFNTAYIAITRDELRAYDSKTGDTEGLVNYALSIEGIVFAAIFIDRGSAVKISFRSVGDFSVSDFSRQHFEGGGHHNAAGGISYLPLGPTVERFLGLLPQHKEQLVSEPVAAAPPVA; encoded by the coding sequence ATGACCACCCCCCTTGCCGAACTACAGGCGCTGCTCGCGCAGCCCCGCCAAGTTTTCATCACCACCCACCACAAACCCGACGCCGACGCCCTCGGCTCGTCGCTTGCCTGGGCGGCCTACCTCAAGCAGCACGGCCACCACGTCACCGTGGTCACGCCCTCCGATTACCCGGCCTTCCTGAACTGGATGGGCGGCAACGACGAGGTGGTGGTGTACGACAAGCGCCAGAACGACCACCAGGTACGCGACCTGGTGCAACGCGCCGAAGTCATCTTCTGCCTCGATTTCAGCTGCCTGACCCGCATCAACGAGCTGGGGGAATACGTGCGCAATGCCCCCGGCACGAAGGTGCTCATCGACCATCACCAGCAACCCGAGGCGTTTGCCGACATCAGCTTCTCGAACCCCAAGGCGGCGGCCACGGCCGAGCTGATCTTTGAAATCATCCGCGACCTGGGCGACCAGGCCCAGATAACCAGGGCCATGGGCGAGGCCCTGTACGCGGGCATCATGACCGATACGGGCTCGTTCCGCCACCCCAGCACCTCGCGCAACGTGCACCTCATCATCGCCGAGCTGCTGAGCGCCGGCGTCGACCTCTCGGCCGTGCACCGCCGCATCTACGACTCGCACTCCGAGATTCGGCTGCGCTTCCTGGGCTTCGTGCTCAAGGAAAAGCTGGTCGTCAACCGCGAATTCAATACTGCTTACATCGCCATCACCCGCGATGAGCTGCGCGCCTACGACAGCAAAACCGGCGACACCGAGGGCTTAGTGAACTACGCGCTCAGCATCGAGGGCATCGTATTCGCCGCCATTTTTATCGACCGCGGCTCGGCCGTGAAGATTTCCTTCCGCTCGGTGGGCGATTTTTCGGTGAGCGACTTTTCGCGCCAGCACTTCGAGGGCGGCGGCCACCACAACGCCGCCGGCGGCATCAGCTACCTGCCCCTGGGGCCCACCGTTGAGCGCTTTCTGGGCCTGCTGCCCCAGCACAAGGAGCAGCTGGTGAGCGAGCCCGTGGCCGCCGCGCCGCCCGTAGCCTAG